One window of the Candidatus Jettenia sp. genome contains the following:
- a CDS encoding molybdopterin molybdotransferase MoeA, translating into MISVDTAIKIVTDKTEPLPSRAVPFENTLGLCLAQDVQSDIDMPPFDRSAMDGYAIIAEDTAHAPVELTVIESIAAGYMPTKKVSHGQASKIMTGAAVPEGANAVVKFEETEDIQTDNRVKILRSIDKGSNISKKGEDIQVGQTVLHKGMLIRPQEIGILASVGKSYVEVFPAPTIGIISTGSELVDVESKPSVAQIRNSNGYSLAAQARRLKTDVEILGIVKDTKEEISSMLQRGLQKDILILSGGVSMGEYDLVGEVMKDLHTQIYFEKVALRPGKPVIFGRKDKTLIFALPGNPVASFVTFELFIYTAIRKMMGFSNPQRITIQATLETDIFVKRKRREYRPALLCARNNTWKVSPVEWHGSADLLATTRANCLLIVREDAQKLAAGQLVDVILLD; encoded by the coding sequence ATGATCTCAGTCGATACAGCCATAAAGATCGTTACCGATAAAACAGAACCGTTGCCGTCAAGGGCAGTACCCTTTGAGAATACTTTGGGACTTTGTCTTGCCCAGGATGTGCAATCAGACATTGATATGCCGCCTTTTGACCGCTCAGCAATGGACGGCTATGCCATTATTGCAGAAGATACCGCTCATGCACCTGTTGAATTAACAGTTATTGAGAGCATTGCTGCAGGATACATGCCCACAAAAAAGGTATCGCACGGACAGGCATCCAAGATTATGACAGGCGCCGCCGTACCGGAAGGGGCTAACGCTGTGGTTAAGTTTGAGGAAACAGAGGACATTCAGACAGATAATCGTGTAAAGATTCTCAGATCTATTGATAAAGGAAGTAACATTTCAAAAAAAGGTGAAGATATTCAGGTCGGGCAGACAGTACTTCACAAAGGCATGCTTATCAGACCTCAGGAAATTGGTATCCTCGCTTCTGTAGGAAAATCATACGTTGAAGTGTTTCCCGCGCCGACGATAGGTATTATTTCTACTGGCAGTGAGCTCGTGGACGTTGAATCGAAGCCTTCTGTTGCACAGATCAGAAACAGCAATGGTTATTCCCTTGCTGCACAAGCCAGGCGTTTAAAGACAGATGTCGAGATACTTGGTATTGTTAAAGATACGAAAGAGGAAATCTCCAGCATGCTACAAAGAGGCCTACAGAAAGACATTTTAATCCTTTCCGGGGGTGTCTCTATGGGAGAGTATGACCTGGTGGGAGAGGTAATGAAGGATTTACATACTCAAATCTATTTTGAGAAGGTAGCGTTGAGGCCTGGAAAACCTGTTATTTTTGGCAGAAAGGATAAGACGCTGATCTTTGCATTGCCAGGAAATCCGGTTGCTTCTTTCGTCACCTTTGAATTGTTTATTTATACTGCTATCCGGAAAATGATGGGATTCTCAAATCCACAGAGAATAACGATACAGGCAACGTTGGAGACAGATATCTTTGTTAAAAGGAAACGCCGCGAATACCGGCCTGCGCTCCTCTGCGCACGAAATAATACATGGAAGGTTTCGCCAGTAGAATGG